The following proteins come from a genomic window of Ilumatobacter coccineus YM16-304:
- a CDS encoding choice-of-anchor I family protein, translating into MKIRHLAATAVTASTATLGVLSLGASAQTDEEGLTPLGVYDTGEEGGSEIIAFDPATDRLFTTNGADQTIDVIDISDPSAPSLVTQLDVSSYGDGIQSVAVGDGVIAAAVKHADGAGAGTVVLFSTAGVFDTSYTVGVLPDSIAFTPDGRYIVVANEAEPVCTDDDESVLDVDPEGTISVIDTTNDSVATADFNAFDGTEAALAAEGIRIFFPGSSVSQDLEPEYVAITPDGTTAHVTLQENNAIAVVDIATATVTDLVPLGFKDHSIDGNGIDPSNRDDAEAIATWNVLGMYQPDAIAAVEIDGTIYTVSANEGDARDYDCYSEEARVEDFDLASPPYAATDGDEENLGRLKTTTAFPTQLNGDDEVEQVYAYGARSFTIRTTDGTIVFDSGDDFEQQLVGTDFFNLDEDETDGRSDDKGPEPEALAVGVVEGRTFAFIGLERSGGVMMYDISDPTAPEFIDYVNTAETVPDGAEALVTGGGDVAPEGIAFISAADSPTGEPMLAVSFEVSGTSRLIGIDVQTAPTTTTVPPTTAAPTTTVAPATTVEPTTTVPATTTVPATTTVVPTRELPATGSQDSTGNLALAALALVLGGTGVLAASRRRSL; encoded by the coding sequence GTGAAAATTCGACATCTCGCCGCCACCGCCGTCACGGCGTCCACCGCAACGCTCGGAGTGCTCTCGCTGGGCGCGTCCGCACAGACCGACGAGGAAGGGCTGACCCCACTCGGCGTCTACGACACCGGTGAGGAGGGCGGCTCCGAGATCATCGCCTTCGACCCGGCGACCGATCGGTTGTTCACCACCAACGGCGCCGACCAGACGATCGACGTCATCGACATCTCCGACCCGTCGGCTCCGTCGCTGGTCACCCAGCTCGACGTGTCGTCGTACGGCGACGGCATCCAGAGCGTCGCGGTCGGTGACGGCGTCATCGCCGCAGCGGTCAAGCACGCCGACGGCGCCGGGGCGGGCACGGTCGTGCTGTTCAGCACGGCGGGTGTGTTCGACACCAGCTACACGGTCGGCGTGCTTCCCGACTCGATCGCGTTCACGCCCGACGGGCGCTACATCGTCGTGGCCAACGAGGCCGAGCCGGTGTGCACCGACGACGACGAATCGGTGCTCGACGTCGACCCCGAAGGCACGATCTCGGTCATCGACACGACCAACGATTCGGTCGCCACCGCCGACTTCAATGCGTTCGACGGCACCGAGGCGGCGCTCGCCGCCGAGGGCATTCGCATCTTCTTCCCCGGATCGTCGGTGTCGCAGGACCTCGAGCCCGAGTACGTCGCGATCACGCCCGACGGCACGACCGCCCACGTCACGCTGCAGGAGAACAACGCCATCGCGGTCGTCGACATCGCGACGGCAACGGTGACCGACCTGGTGCCGCTCGGCTTCAAGGACCACTCGATCGACGGCAACGGAATCGACCCGTCGAACCGAGACGACGCCGAAGCGATCGCCACCTGGAACGTGTTGGGCATGTATCAGCCCGACGCGATCGCCGCAGTCGAGATCGACGGCACGATCTACACCGTGTCGGCCAACGAAGGCGACGCACGCGACTACGACTGCTACTCGGAGGAAGCGCGAGTCGAGGACTTCGATCTCGCCTCGCCGCCGTACGCCGCCACCGATGGCGACGAGGAGAACCTCGGCCGCCTCAAGACGACCACGGCATTCCCGACGCAACTCAACGGTGACGACGAAGTCGAGCAGGTCTACGCCTACGGTGCTCGATCGTTCACGATCCGCACCACCGACGGAACGATCGTGTTCGACAGCGGCGACGATTTCGAACAGCAGCTCGTCGGCACCGACTTCTTCAACCTCGACGAGGACGAGACCGACGGACGCAGCGACGACAAGGGTCCCGAGCCCGAAGCGTTGGCGGTCGGAGTCGTCGAGGGCCGCACGTTCGCCTTCATCGGCCTCGAGCGTTCGGGGGGCGTGATGATGTACGACATCTCCGACCCCACCGCTCCCGAGTTCATCGACTACGTCAACACCGCCGAGACCGTGCCCGACGGAGCAGAGGCTCTGGTGACCGGTGGCGGCGACGTCGCTCCCGAAGGCATTGCATTCATCAGCGCCGCCGACAGCCCGACCGGCGAACCGATGCTCGCCGTGTCGTTCGAGGTCAGCGGTACGAGCCGGCTGATCGGCATCGACGTGCAGACGGCGCCGACCACCACGACCGTGCCGCCCACGACCGCGGCCCCGACCACCACCGTGGCACCGGCGACGACGGTCGAACCCACCACGACGGTGCCGGCCACGACGACGGTGCCGGCCACGACGACGGTGGTCCCGACTCGCGAGCTTCCCGCCACGGGCTCGCAGGATTCGACCGGCAACCTGGCGCTCGCCGCACTGGCGCTCGTCCTCGGCGGCACCGGCGTGCTCGCCGCCAGCCGCCGCCGCTCACTCTGA
- a CDS encoding SRPBCC family protein yields MSADQHASPPLDAAAVDHALTTTRAVRRRLDLERPVDDDIIFDCIDIAEQAPTGGDQSSRRWVIVRDPELKARLADLYLASGGEWMIDTRDRLAGTGHPRERVMASAAHLAEHLAEVPAIVIPTIIGLHDGSGRPGLFDSVIQSAWSLCVALRARGLGTTWTTAILERGDELSDLLGIPADNTPIAMIPVAWTIGTDFRPAPRRPAREIAFIDRYGHTWASGPSNPPSLLDGPGTVVEIDIDAPPHEIWQYVTDVNFAAKFSRELQRAAWDVDGEPEVGATFTGSNENSYMGEWDVTCHVVEYEADRCFAWSTVSPDDPGATWRYELEPLAGSTRLRHSVVIGPGPSGLKRFVESNPDRAAQGITGRMSGLRDNMNAVVAGIKSAAEN; encoded by the coding sequence ATGAGCGCCGATCAGCACGCCAGTCCCCCGCTCGACGCCGCGGCGGTCGACCACGCGCTCACCACCACCCGAGCGGTTCGGCGCCGCCTCGACCTCGAGCGCCCGGTCGACGACGACATCATCTTCGACTGCATCGACATCGCCGAGCAGGCCCCGACCGGCGGCGACCAGAGCAGCCGTCGCTGGGTGATCGTCCGCGACCCCGAACTCAAGGCCCGGCTCGCCGACCTCTACCTGGCGTCGGGCGGCGAGTGGATGATCGACACCCGCGACCGGCTCGCCGGCACCGGCCACCCGCGGGAGAGGGTCATGGCCTCAGCAGCGCATCTCGCCGAACATCTGGCCGAGGTTCCGGCGATCGTGATCCCGACGATCATCGGCCTCCACGACGGAAGCGGCCGACCCGGGCTCTTCGACTCGGTCATCCAGTCCGCGTGGAGCCTCTGCGTGGCGCTGCGCGCCCGCGGCCTCGGCACGACCTGGACGACCGCGATCCTCGAACGAGGCGACGAACTGAGCGATCTCCTCGGGATACCGGCCGACAACACGCCGATCGCGATGATCCCCGTGGCGTGGACGATCGGAACCGACTTCCGCCCCGCACCGCGACGGCCCGCCCGCGAGATCGCGTTCATCGACCGATACGGCCACACGTGGGCGAGCGGTCCGAGCAACCCACCGTCACTGCTCGACGGCCCTGGAACCGTCGTCGAGATCGACATCGATGCCCCGCCACACGAGATCTGGCAGTACGTGACCGACGTGAACTTCGCCGCCAAGTTCAGCCGCGAACTCCAACGAGCCGCGTGGGACGTCGACGGAGAACCCGAGGTGGGCGCGACGTTCACCGGATCGAACGAGAACTCCTACATGGGCGAGTGGGACGTGACCTGCCACGTCGTCGAGTACGAGGCCGACCGATGCTTCGCCTGGTCGACCGTCAGCCCCGACGATCCCGGCGCCACCTGGCGCTACGAACTCGAACCGCTCGCCGGCTCCACCCGGCTCCGTCACAGCGTGGTCATCGGGCCCGGCCCGTCGGGCTTGAAGCGCTTCGTCGAGAGCAATCCCGATCGTGCCGCCCAGGGGATCACCGGACGCATGTCGGGTCTCCGCGACAACATGAACGCCGTGGTCGCCGGCATCAAGTCCGCCGCCGAGAACTGA
- the ctlX gene encoding citrulline utilization hydrolase CtlX: MSLQAPSVVVMVRPHHFTPNVETVVDNVFQADVPADLRADRVAALAFDEVTAVVDALRHEGIDVHLFEDAGTATPDSVFPNNWFSTHHGGHVAVYPMCTPNRRLERRYDVIDMLKSEFRVQDVIDYSGLEHDDLFLEGTGAMVLDHLDRVAYVARSHRADPIILERFCTNFGFEPMAFDAIDDSGVPIYHTNVLMTVGTSFALIGLDTISDRRRRDEIVERLTESGRDVIALSNAQLGEFAGNAFELTGRHGSITAMSGRARRSLTDDQVARIEASSRIVAVDLPTIELAGGSMRCMLAGIHLPRRAAAVAVHAA; encoded by the coding sequence ATGTCGCTCCAGGCGCCGTCCGTGGTGGTGATGGTCCGGCCGCACCACTTCACCCCGAACGTCGAAACCGTCGTCGACAACGTGTTCCAGGCCGACGTGCCCGCCGATCTCCGCGCCGATCGGGTCGCCGCGCTCGCCTTCGACGAAGTGACCGCGGTGGTCGACGCGCTTCGCCACGAAGGCATCGACGTCCACCTCTTCGAAGACGCCGGTACCGCCACACCCGACAGCGTGTTTCCGAACAACTGGTTCTCGACCCATCACGGCGGACACGTCGCCGTGTACCCCATGTGCACTCCGAACCGTCGCCTCGAACGCCGGTACGACGTGATCGACATGCTCAAGTCGGAGTTTCGCGTCCAAGACGTGATCGACTACTCCGGCCTCGAGCACGACGACCTCTTTCTGGAGGGAACGGGCGCGATGGTACTCGATCACCTCGACCGAGTCGCGTACGTCGCCCGGTCGCATCGAGCCGACCCGATCATCCTCGAACGGTTCTGCACCAACTTCGGGTTCGAGCCGATGGCCTTCGACGCCATCGACGACTCGGGCGTTCCGATCTACCACACCAACGTCTTGATGACGGTGGGCACGTCGTTCGCGTTGATCGGACTCGACACGATCAGCGACCGCCGACGACGCGACGAGATCGTCGAACGACTCACCGAGTCCGGCCGCGACGTGATCGCCCTCAGCAACGCCCAACTCGGAGAGTTCGCCGGCAACGCGTTCGAGTTGACCGGACGTCACGGATCGATCACCGCGATGTCGGGCCGGGCCCGCCGATCGCTCACCGACGACCAGGTCGCGCGAATCGAAGCCTCGTCACGGATCGTCGCCGTCGATCTCCCCACCATCGAACTGGCCGGCGGATCGATGCGCTGCATGCTCGCGGGCATCCACCTTCCCCGTCGAGCCGCTGCCGTCGCCGTTCACGCCGCCTGA